TTCCCATACATGAGGTTTAAGAAAATAAAATCTTTCTTCTCCATAAGAATAATACAGCCAATTTCCTGTAAGGTATTTCCAATAGAACATTTGAGGAAACCATATGACCAATATTCCAAGTATAATGATGCCTACCTTATACCATTGCTTAATTAAGAAAATAATCCGTTCTATCAATGCTTTCCATGAAGTAATGCCATACAGAATCCAGAAAAAAATCCAAATAAGATTTGTTGGCCTGACAAGAGAAAGAATACCAATCAGCAGACCTATGATAAGAGAGTTTAGCCAGTTGGGATTCTCATACCAGCGAATGGAAGTATGAAGAAACATGCTGACAAGAGAGAAGATGTATACATGAGGCATGCCAGGTTCTGCAGCGACGTAATAAAGCAAATTCCCACCAAACACAATAACAAATAAGATGAAATAAATCCACCCAGGTCCTTCTACAAATTTCTCTAGTACTTTTTTTAGAAAATATATACCAGCGATCAAGTAGAACAAAGCAGCAAATACGATAGCAATTTCGTAGGTTTTGGTGTAGCCAGTTAACGGTTCGTCTCGTAGCCAAGCAATGAAATGACCAATTGTAAAAAAAGGCATGTAGAGAAAAGCCATGCCCATGCTCGTTTTAAAAACCCTATTTTGATTAGGGGCTATTTCAAACCACACAGGAAGTTCAGGATTCTTTTCAACGAAGTTGAGTTTTATATCTTTAAAAATAAAAACAGCAGGCAAATAGCCATAATAGCTTATCACGTCCCAACGAATGATGGGATAGTTTGTTTTCCACCATTTTACATCCAAAGAGATACCCATCCAAGTTATAATAAGCGAGAGCCAAAAGAAAACCGCAAGAAAAAATTTTTTATGATTATTTCTCATATTTTCTGCAAAAAATATTATACTTAATAATGACCCAAATCTGCCTTAGACCATCTCGCACAAACCTTATTTTTTTTCCTTCATGAAAGCCACGGGCATAATATGCAATGCCTACCTCGTAAATGCGGACATTGGGAAAGCGTCGAATTTTGGCAACGAGTTCGGGATCTATACCGAATCTTTTTTCATTGAGGAATAATCGTTTGGCTAAGTCCGACCTAATAAGTTTGTAGCAGGAGGTGATATCTGTCAAGGAAAGGCCGGTAAATAAATTAGAAAGCCATGTCATGAATTTATTACCTTTCATATGCCAATATGATAATACGCGCCGTGGTTTATTTCCTAAAAAACGAGAACTAAAGACGACATCTGCATATCCATCCACGACGGGTTGTAGCATTTCGTTGATATCGTTAGGATCAAGTTCATTGTCTGCATCTTGAATGATAATATAGTCACCAGTTGCTTGTTCAATTCCCAACTGAATGGCATAACCTTTCCCGCAATTGATTTTTTGTTCAATGATTTTGACGTTATGATGAGGGTATAATGATACAACGGATCTCACCAATTCAAGAGTTCC
This genomic interval from Bacteroidales bacterium contains the following:
- a CDS encoding glycosyltransferase family 2 protein, encoding MSNRMLSIIIPVYNEESQVGQLLHKIFQLRLNYDFQKEIIIVDDASQDGTLELVRSVVSLYPHHNVKIIEQKINCGKGYAIQLGIEQATGDYIIIQDADNELDPNDINEMLQPVVDGYADVVFSSRFLGNKPRRVLSYWHMKGNKFMTWLSNLFTGLSLTDITSCYKLIRSDLAKRLFLNEKRFGIDPELVAKIRRFPNVRIYEVGIAYYARGFHEGKKIRFVRDGLRQIWVIIKYNIFCRKYEK